From Pan troglodytes isolate AG18354 chromosome 9, NHGRI_mPanTro3-v2.0_pri, whole genome shotgun sequence, the proteins below share one genomic window:
- the C11H11orf24 gene encoding uncharacterized protein C11orf24 homolog isoform X1, with the protein MWTALVLIWIFSLSLSESHAASNDPRNFVPNKMWKGLVKRNASVETVDNKTSEDVTMAAASPVTLTKGTSAAHLNSMEVTTEDTSRTDVSEPATSGGAADGVTSIAPTTVASSTTAASITTAASSMTVASSAPMTAASSTTVASIAPTTAASSTPMTLAPPAPTSTSTGRTPSTTATGHPSLSTALAQVPKSSALPRTATLATLATRAQTVATTANTSSPMSTRPSPSKHMPSDTAASPVPPTRPQAQGPISQVSVDQPVVNTTNKSTPTPSNTTPEPAPTPTVVTTTKAQAREPTASPVPVPHTSPIPEMEAMSPTTQPSPTPYTQRAAGPGTSQAPEQVETEATPGTDSTGPTPRSSGGTKMPATDSCQPSTQGQYMVVTTEPLTQAVVDKTLLLVVLLLGVTLFITVLVLFALQAYESYKKKDYTQVDYLINGMYADSEM; encoded by the coding sequence GCAACTTTGTCCCTAACAAAATGTGGAAGGGATTAGTCAAGAGGAATGCATCTGTGGAAACAGTTGATAATAAAACGTCTGAGGATGTAACCATGGCAGCAGCTTCTCCTGTCACATTGACCAAAGGGACTTCGGCAGCCCACCTCAACTCTATGGAAGTCACAACAGAGGACACAAGCAGGACAGATGTGAGTGAACCAGCAACTTCAGGAGGTGCAGCTGATGGTGTGACCTCCATTGCTCCCACGACTGTGGCCTCCAGTACGACTGCGGCCTCCATTACGACTGCGGCCTCCAGTATGACTGTGGCCTCCAGTGCTCCCATGACTGCAGCCTCCAGTACAACTGTGGCCTCCATTGCTCCCACGACTGCAGCCTCCAGCACTCCCATGACACTTGCACCTCCCGCGCCCACGTCCACTTCCACAGGGCGGACCCCGTCCACTACCGCCACTGGGCATCCATCTCTCAGCACAGCCCTCGCACAAGTGCCAAAGAGCAGCGCGTTGCCAAGAACAGCAACCCTGGCCACATTGGCCACACGTGCTCAGACTGTAGCGACCACAGCAAACACAAGCAGCCCCATGAGCACTCGTCCAAGTCCCTCCAAGCACATGCCCAGTGACACCGCGGCAAGCCCTGTACCCCCTACGCGTCCCCAAGCACAAGGTCCCATTAGCCAGGTGTCAGTGGACCAGCCTGTGGTTAACACAACAAATAAATCCACACCCACGCCCTCAAACACAACCCCAGagcccgcccccacccccacagtgGTGACCACCACCAAGGCACAAGCCAGGGAGCCAACTGCCAGCCCAGTGCCAGTACCTCACACCAGCCCAATCCCTGAGATGGAGGCCATGTCCCCCACGACACAGCCAAGCCCCACGCCATATACCCAGAGGGCCGCTGGGCCAGGCACATCCCAGGCACCAGAGCAGGTAGAGACTGAAGCCACACCAGGTACTGATTCCACTGGGCCAACACCCAGGAGCTCAGGGGGCACTAAGATGCCAGCCACGGACTCGTGCCAGCCCAGCACCCAAGGCCAGTACATGGTGGTCACCACCGAGCCCCTCACCCAGGCCGTGGTAGACAAAACTCTCCTTCTGGTGGTGCTGTTACTCGGGGTGACCCTTTTCATCACAGTCTTGGTTTTGTTTGCCCTGCAGGCCTATGAGAGCTACAAGAAGAAGGACTACACCCAGGTGGACTACTTAATCAACGGGATGTATGCGGATTCAGAAATGTGA